A portion of the Melitaea cinxia chromosome 1, ilMelCinx1.1, whole genome shotgun sequence genome contains these proteins:
- the LOC123669423 gene encoding exostosin-1 produces the protein MQAKKRYFFLFLSCFFGLYCFSNILNINNENIRKSRKNQLPEFATIEELTESPSRKKRNPQATTKSCRMQTCFDFSNCGSEPKVYVYPTDGPVSATYRKVLSVIRESRYATHDPSEACLFIPAVDTLDADPLSPEHIPDVASRLSRLPYWKNGRNHLIFNLYAGTWPDYAEGALGFDSGDAIMARASASETIFRDGFDISLPLFHKEHPERGGAPPAATGNPFPAPRKHLLAFKGKRYVHGIGSETRNSLWHLHDGSNLILVTTCRHGKSWKDLRDERCDEDNREYDKFDYEQLLANSTFCLVARGRRLGSYRFLEALAAGCVPVLLSNSWRLPFDERIDWRRAVIWADERLLLQVPELVRSVPPERVLALRQQTQLLWEQYFSSIEKIVFTTIEILLERITAHRLSRQREALIWNASPGALGTLPTYGDSRAQLPAGAPAPPAPAAPAPPPRPLPAPSVPLAAPPATPGRTYTALLYAQTTSPALHKLLANIATSEFCEKVVLVWDSERAAPTLKSLPRMAGDLRDPLPVVVIDATTHYPGEGVSARWQPLWAIPTAAVFSLDGDAPLLAEELDFAFRVWQHFPDRIVGYPARNHYWDESKVSWGYSSKWGGSYSMVLPGAALVHRALLALYGAAAPALRLAVRRARNCEDILLNCLAAHLSRRPPLKLAQRRRYKPAAHHRSSWSDPEHFVQRQSCLNTFASAWGYMPLVRSVLRLDPILFKDPVSTLRKKYRKMELVTS, from the exons atgcaagCAAAGAAACGTtatttctttctatttttatcGTGTTTCTTTGGATTATATTGTTTTTCCAATATTCTTAACATAAATAATGAGAATATCAGAAAAAGCCGTAAGAATCAGTTGCCTGAGTTTGCAACCATAGAAGAATTAACTGAGTCACCTTCTCGAAAGAAAAGAAATCCTCAAGCAACAACAAAGTCATGTAGAATGCAAACATGCTTCGATTTCTCGAATTGTGGCAGTGAACCGAAAGTGTACGTCTACCCTACCGATGGACCTGTTAGTGCTACGTACCGTAAAGTTCTATCAGTGATACGAGAATCAAGATATGCGACTCATGATCCAAGCGAAGCCTGTTTGTTTATACCGGCAGTAGATACTTTGGATGCAGACCCTTTGTCTCCTGAGCATATTCCAGATGTAGCATCAAGGCTCTCACGTCTTCCATATTGGAAAAATGGCCGCAATCATCTAATTTTCAACTTATATGCAGGAACTTGGCCTGACTATGCAGAGGGCGCTTTAGGATTTGACTCAGGTGATGCTATAATGGCGAGAGCTAGTGCTTCGGAGACGATTTTTCGTGATGGATTCGATATCTCGCTACCGCTTTTTCATAAAGAACATCCTGAACGTGGTGGTGCACCACCTGCAGCCACTGGTAACCCATTTCCTGCTCCTCGTAAACATTTACTTGCATTTAAAGGGAAACGCTATGTCCATGGAATAGGTAGTGAGACAAGAAACTCTTTATGGCATTTGCATGACGGTAGCAATCTTATTTTAGTTACTACTTGTAGGCATGGAAAATCTTGGAAAGATTTAAGAGATGAAAGGTGTGATGAAGATAATAGGGAATATGACAA atttgatTATGAGCAGTTATTAGCAAACTCAACATTTTGTTTAGTCGCCCGTGGAAGGAGACTTGGATCCTACCGCTTCTTGGAAGCTTTGGCAGCTGGATGCGTCCCAGTGTTGTTAAGTAATAGCTGGAGATTGCCTTTTGATGAACGCATTGACTGGAGACGAGCTGTAATTTGGGCTGATGAGCGACTATTGTTACAA GTACCAGAATTAGTTCGATCTGTTCCTCCTGAGCGTGTTCTTGCTTTGAGGCAACAGACACAGCTTTTGTGGGAACAATATTTTTCATCAATTGAGAAAATAGTGTTTACTACAATAGAG ATTCTTTTGGAAAGAATAACGGCTCATCGGTTATCGCGCCAGCGTGAAGCGTTAATCTGGAACGCGTCCCCGGGCGCGCTGGGCACGCTGCCGACGTACGGCGACTCGCGCGCGCAGCTGCCCGCGggcgcgcccgcgccgcccgcgcccgccgcgcccgcgccgccgccgcgcccgctGCCCGCGCCCTCCGTGCCgctcgccgcgccgcccgccacGCCCGGCCGCACCTACACCGCGCTGCTCTACGCGCAAACCACCTCCCCGGCTCTGCACAAACTTCTCGCGAACATTGCGACCAGCGAGTTTTGTGAAAAA gTTGTACTTGTGTGGGACAGTGAACGAGCTGCCCCGACACTAAAATCACTTCCGAGGATGGCTGGAGATCTACGAGATCCTTTGCCTGTCGTAGTTATAGATGCCACAACACATTATCCTGg AGAGGGAGTCTCAGCTCGTTGGCAACCACTTTGGGCAATTCCAACTGCTGCAGTATTTTCTTTGGACGGTGATGCACCATTACTGGCCGAAGAACTAGATTTCGCCTTTCGCGTATGGCAACACTTTCCAGATAGAATAGTCGGCTATCCTGCTCGAAATCACTACTGGGATGAATCAAAG GTGTCGTGGGGCTACAGCAGCAAGTGGGGCGGCTCGTACTCCATGGTGCTGCCGGGCGCGGCGCTGGTGCaccgcgcgctgctggcgctgtacggcgccgccgcgcccgcgctgcGCCTGGCCGTGCGGCGCGCGCGCAACTGCGAGGACATCCTGCTCAACTGCCTCGCCGCGCACCTCTCGCGCCGCCCGCCGCTCAAGCTGGCGCAGCGCCGCCGCTACAAGCCCGCCGCGCACCACCG GTCGTCGTGGAGCGACCCCGAGCACTTCGTTCAGAGACAGTCGTGTCTGAACACGTTCGCGTCGGCCTGGGGCTACATGCCGCTCGTGCGCTCCGTACTGCGACTCGACCCTATTCTATTTAAGGACCCAGTGTCGACGTTAcggaaaaaatatagaaaaatggaATTAGTGACttcataa